The DNA window aattaaattcttaaatgttttgaaagcttaataattaatttattttgtaccATAAACtcgtaattttatttttttttttaaaaaagattgaatATGCTAAAGAtctaaatacaaaataaaaaatttgcgtaatagagaaaaaaaaaaaaaacaaaaaaattcaataatgaaaattgtagtttaattataaaaaagaaatgtatgGATAAAAATTTTGGGGGTGTGAAATGACAGATATAACCTTCTCGTACATCTCACGCTTTCTTATTATACACCGCGTCATCTCTGGTTCTATGTTCATCTCCATCTGTACTAAACCACCACTGTACTTCCCAATTTTAATCTCTGCTCCAATTCCTTTCTAGGGTTTCTCTGACACTTCCAAATTTATCCTTCCCCATCCTTCCATCTCAATCTCCCAATTCCTTTCTCGATTTTCCCCGAATCCCTACCTTCATGATCCTGCTCAACATTCTCCTTCCCCTGTGCTGCCCGCGCCTGCGACGTCCTTGAGCTTGAAGAATCCTCTTCTTTGGCCCCTCACTGCtccagatttttttttttttttacgtccTATTGCTACTTCGAACATTTGGAGATACCGATTTTTGTGATCTGGGTTGACTagggttttcaattttaaggtATGGATGTCGATGGAGGCGGTAAGCGCGTTTTTCAGAGGCTGGGCGCACCTTCCGGGGATGGTAGGAATCAGAAGGTCTGTTACCATTGGAGAGCGGGTAAATGTAATCGCTATCCATGTCCTTTTCTTCACCGAGAGTTAAATGCCCCTCCTCACGCGACTTCGAATGGAGCTACGAACGCTGCTCCCAAGAGGGGTAATGGGTTCTCTTCTGATGATTCGAGTGTGTCTGTTCCCCGACGGAGTCCCAATTTTAGCGGCGGCTCGACGTGGGGACGAGTTCATGGTGGTGGTAATAGAGTAGTTAAAAAGACAGAGAAGCTTTGTAATTTTTGGGTTCAGGGGAAGTGTGGTTATGGCGATAAGTGTAGATTCTTGCATACTTGGAGTTTGGGGGAAAGTTTCTCGCATTTAACGCAGCTCGATGGGCATCAGAAGGCAAGTGATATGTGTCTTAAACGTACCTGAATTCCCATTTGTGCAGAGAATTGTGATTTTCTTATCCTATATTGCTTCTATTGACTGCAAATGTGGGACTTAATGTTTCCTTCACTTGTGATTTTTATAGGTTGTAACTGGGATTGCTTTTCCATCTGGTTCTGATAAGCTATATACGGGTAGCAAGGATGAGACCGTCAGGGTATGGGACTGCCAGTCCGGACAGGTTAGTTACTGACCTCCTTTACTGTGAAAAATGGTGTAGGCTAGTTCTGTTTTGAACTTTTTCAGATTTGAGAGCAATTTCTTGCTGAGAGATTACATGAACATAAACGgaattcttctatttttggAAGCTAAATCGCAGTAAGCTTCATAGGAACTACTGGAGACTTGAGTTCTTGATATTTCTTAATTGGATGCTGAGGGGTAAGCCGTAATCTAAGAGTGACTAGAAAGCTCATATAAAGTGATCCTTTCTTtccatgtatttttttatcacCGATGCTTTTAGAATTTCTTGGCTGGGGGGAAGACAAGTATCTTGGTGGGAAGGGTACGGAGTGGGGAGGATAAATATTCACATATACGTACCACTATCTTTTGCTAGTAAAGAGGagtttttcattaatacttaTAGAACTCTTTCcaatttttagggttttttttttgggtttaggCTGCTGTTTTGCTCTGTTACCATATTTCCACGACTTGGCTTCATcttcaacaaaaattttagGCATTTGTTTTTCTAGACTTGGGCATAGGAAAGGTTAAGAAGTGGGTGTCCcatgagaaaacaaaaagctTTCTCTATTCAACAATGGCAATGGCATACTTAACTTCTTAGTTTATCACGGCCCTTTGTTTTGTCCATGTTCAAAATGCTGGTTGTTTTCAAGAATACCACAAGGCTCATCAGAAGCTCTCTGTAACAAGGTTTCCAATGACATTCATTTCAGGACATGTTTATCATTTTCCAATGTCATCCAAAGTGATTTCCTAAAACCATCTTGGGTTTCATGTTGTCTTCAACTATTGTTGTTGTAATTATTTCTTGGGGATTTctgataaaattgaaactgtTGTGTTGTTATCAGTCAGAGGAAATGCCTGAGTTATTGTTTTGTGAGGAAAGAAAGTAGTTTCTTAAAAATTGCACTCAGGTGCTAGGCACTGCAGATGGCTCagtggtttttcttttatgaaatAAGAAAGTATGTTATAAAAGACCTCATTTCTTTTAACCACCTCTTACAAAATCTCTTATATTTTATAGCTTCCATTAActcattatttattacattatatattttggatttctatcaaaataatgttaataataattttgttatcattttatCCCTTTTCATATATAgaagatttatatatatatatatatatatatatatatatatatatatatatatatatagccgCTAACTATGGATATGATGCCGGAAATAGACCGATTTTGTATCACCCTTCAATTCGAATTAGCAAAAGCATGCCCAGTAACCCATGTGTGGTATTTGAAACGTCTTCCTAGTTATATCGCgaatcgtttttttttttttttcattttgtgtaTAAAAAAGTTCCTACTTCTCGTGCCTTGTACTTGAGCCTCAAAAAACTACTGCATTTCAGTGTATTTCGAGCTTTAAAAAATACTGAATGGGAGAATTCTTTGCCTAGGCGATAATAAGATGAATGTACCTaaaggttatttatttatttatttattttttaatttaattgtatttttctatatattcttttttatttaaggatAGTAGATTGCTTTATCGAGTACTCTGAAATTGGGGTTGGTACGTGTAAGACGTAACTCTGGGTCTCAGTTACTGTTGTCTTCTTCATGATTTGGAACAATTTTGGGCCTTATATGTAAAGGTTCCGTGTTGCTTTTTGGTCTTTTCTCTTCCATCCAAATTTGTGCCTTTTAAAATGTGGTCTAAGACATTAAATAAAAGGATTTGACATGTGGATTATTAGTTAGTATTTTACACAAGTTTTCTGAAATCTTTTGCATTTCTTTGCAGTGCCTGGCCGTTATTAATCTTTGCGGAGAAGTTGGTTCCATGATTACTGAAGGCCCTTGGGTATTTGTTGGCATACCTAATTGTGTTAAGGTGAGGTGGAACGATCTGATATGACTTCTTATTAGCTGATGTACAGTTACTGTGTTATTTTGCATAACAGATGAATGGTATGTCTGTAACTGTGTTTTAGCCTATGGATATCCTTTAATGCCGATGTATAGTGATGTGAACTAACTCAGAGAATTTGATATGTGGTCTGTAGGCATGGAACATTCAGACCTCAGCTGATCTGAGTCTTAGCGGACCCGTTGGCCTAGTTTATGCCCTTGTTGTGGGCAATGATTTGCTATTTGCTGGTACACAGGTATTCTTGTTATTTCTGAATTATATCTATGAGAATTTTAGCGATAAGCTCTCTTGTTTATGAGCTCATCCCCAGACTATAACCATCACATTGCTGTCTTTTACCACTCTGACTAATGATTAATTGACaaatttgttgtgtttttttaatctgtGGTATTCCTGTTAAAGGAACACATTATATTCTGTGGTCTGATTCTAGTAAAAGCTCTTCTTCTGGATAGGAAATGTGGATGGAAAGAAATAGGACATTTTTCAGGATTCTTTTGTAGATCATAGTGCCCATTTGGGGGCAGGGTTAATGTTATTTCAAATTGGAGCGtcctaatatttttgtaattttcccaattttctaaattgtgCTCCCACTAGAATAATAGTTCTATGCAAAGCTCCTTGGTTTCTTTGAGGATGTTTTAAAGTtgtttctaaaaaaacaaagggagAAAATCTATTTACCTAAAATTTGGGGTTGTATCAATTAAAACCTCAAACTAAAAgttgtattaatttaaactctaAACTGTTCTCAATGAATCAATTTAGACTCTCAGAGAATAATGTAGAGGTcttaataattgtatcaaGGAGTAACTGCTCAAGATTAATGATTCTCACTTTCTTTGTAATTTACATTAATCCTTGTGTTTAAAGATCAATACATGTGTGAAGGTTAGGCATTAATGAGTTTAAAACGTAATTCTTATGGAGGGTTTAAATGTATTCACTTATGTAAGTTTGGGAtctaaattgatataattattggtTTGAGGTTTTAATTAGTACAACCCTCAAATGTATTCACTTATTTGCTCTTGCTTCTCATATTTGGATGCATATGGTTCCTTCTAATTCTTGTATATACATGGATTTCGCTCGAATACTTTTGAGGTACTATCCAagtttaatcttaattttttgcCCTTCTGCACACAGGATGGGTCAATATTGGCCTGGAAATTTAATGTTGCAACGAACTGCTTTGAGCCAGCTGCATCACTCAACGGTCATACCCTCCCCGTTGTTTCTTTAGTTGTCGGAGCTAATAGACTCTACTCTGGTTCCATGGACCATTCTATCAAAGTGAGTTGAACTTGAGTATTTGTCATCTTTTATCTGCTTAtaattttttcccctttcattttaattctattcttttttcttttaggtaTGGAGTCTGGAATCTTTACAATGTTTACAGACTCTGACAGATCACACATCAGTTGTAATGTCTGTGCTTTGCTGGGAGCAATTCCTTTTGTCGTGTTCACTAGATAAGACAATAAAGGTTTATCTCATTTACATACTGAGTTTCTAATACGCAAAGGTGGCAGTTTGACACTGTTCATGTTCTTTTACCACGGGAAAATTATACAATGGTTTAACTTGTCTTGCCCGCAGGTGTGGGCTGCTACAGAAAGTGGAAATTTGGAAGTAACTTACACGCACACAGAAGATCATGTATGTTTGTGGTTTTCTGTTTGCTTAGTTATTATCTTTTCATTGGATAATACAAAATGTTCTTTACTAAGTTACGCTCATATGCTTTATTATTTCTGGCGTTGCATATTTATTTGAGACTCTAGAAAAGGTTGTCATTTATTAGTGTGTATGTTACTGCCAGGATTGGCCTCAAATTCAGATGTCTCTTGTAATTAGTTGGTGATCTAATTGTATTAGTGCTTTTCAGAATTAGTTTAGGCTTAGGATCAACTAATTCCAGTCTTGCCAGATCGATAGTGTCTCTCACTGAAACTGAGAAATGAATGAATCATTTATCCTCTTTGCTTCATTAAAGGGGAAATTCAGAAATTTGGGCTGTCTGTCTTATATTATAGTTCCAACTGAATTTATTTTGGTATCTGGGGCCATTTTGGATACAGTGGAATGATACCCTCAATCAACATGTTCAATTCATTTATGTGACGTGATGATGATTGTTTTCAGGGCCTGCTTACCCTCTGTGGGATGCATGATTTAGATGGCAAGCCTATTTTGTTATGTTCGTGCAACGACAACTCAGTTCGCCTTTATGATTTGCCATCGTGAGTTATCTTACCCATGTTCAGtatatttcttgttttgattctcagttcttgattttctttctctctgttctttGTTCGTTTTTCTGAATGTATATTGGAAATAGTGTTTTGTTTCTCGAGACCGCTTAAAGCTGTGTTCTTGGTGATAGGTTCTCTGAGAGGGGTAAAATACATTCCAAGGGAGAAATTAGATCAATTCAGGCTGGTCCAGGCGGCGTGTTCTTTACCGGTGACGGGACGGGACAAGTGAAAGTATGGAAGTGGTCAGCCGAACATGCAGCGTCGGGCATGTAAAATGTTATGAACAAAACACAGTGTAACGTAATTTGGTCTATCAGCTTGTCTGGTTAGTTTATACGTATTTTTCGGGGAGGTGAGGGTCTAGTTGGTTCCTTTGTAATGCACAAGTTGCAGAGGGAGTTGAGGCTGagaatggttttttttttttaaatctctttGTAGGGAGAAGACATTTAGATGGAATTGTTTACACGATGATGAAAGTCTGAATTTGCAGAGTGGTGAAAAGTTGTAGGTGCGCGGTTTAGAAGAAATATAGCGCTGAATAAGACCCACAGCTTGCTTGCTTGCCTtgctaaagaaaaaaaaaaaaaaaaaccatcacTTGAATGCGGGAGCTTATAATCACGATGATTCAACCAAACTTTCTGGTTTATACGTGTATTGTTTTCTTGCGAATGCTGGGTTTTTTCAATGACTTTTCATTAAGCAGATTATAACAAAATAGTAATGAAGCTTCAAAAACAGATTCAATGGCGTAGTTTCATAAGATTATCTCTGATTCTCACTCAGTGTTCATCCATGGACGATTGATGAGTGAATTTAATCATTGGTCATAAATGTATACTTTACATGAAGAATCAGACACGGCCGTAAAGTTGGATATGAACacgaaaaatgaaattttatgggAAATATTATTGATCCCTTGTTACCTGTCGAAATGGTTCATCTCAATGAGACTTTTAGAATTTGGAAAACTCTAGAATGTTTTGATGTGTGTTTGCTTGACTAAGGTCTCTTCTACTTTTTTTACTGGTATACATGATTGGAGGTCGTGTCACTTTCTTATGCCGATGGTCGTCATCGTCAGGGTGATATGATTTCAGACGGATCGCATTGATGGCAAGATGGATCTTCATCCATGCCAATAGTTGAAGTCGGTATGAAGTCTTTCCTACCTTTTCGATGACTTTGATCGACCCTTCGTATTTTCGCACTAGTCTTTGGTCCCTATTGCCTCGAAATTGAAACTGTTTTGATCTTAGGTTGGTCAGAATTTGGTCGCTGGCTTAAAATTATGGTGGTCTACACTTTAGGTCTGCCCACTTCATCCATTGTGAATCTTCTTCTAAGTAAGCACGTACTACTTCAGAGGTTTGCCTCCACTCCTTGGTGAAATTGTAGGCTTGTAGACTTTTCCGGCATAAGAGTGCTTAATGACATGTGGTATGAAGGGTTGTCTACCACATACTATCTCGAAGGGAGTTCTTCCTATCGATGAGTGTcacaacccaaaaaaaagttTACCTCAAGTCGCATGATATCTAGGAAGTGAGCTGCAACCCCCTAGTCCCATGATAATCCCCCATTATTCGAGGAGGGCTACCTCCCCCATTCCCATCCAGCTAAATGGTCCATTCAACGTGGGTCTCCCGTTTCCCATGCTAAAACGACTTTAGAGCAGATGAGTCCTGATCAGGAACCCCCAAGTCTCCCACGAAGCATTAACACCAATCGCACACAGTTAACCTAAGGGTTCCCTAGTGGCAGATCCTTTACTGTGGTATTTTCTTATGCTCCTAGGGGAAAGGTCAGGTCTATACTTAGTGTCATGTTACTCTAACCACGAATCCCTAGACTTAATCATAAATGTGGGTcatcatacaatttttatgCAAAGTAAACATACAagctcaacggggcgataacatccatcaactcCCGGAGCGCAGAGTTCACAATTTCCCATCCTCCTTTCAGCATgaaatatacatatacataataAGCGGAAACTTGAAGCATAACAACAATACTAAGGTAATTCTCGTAATAATTCACACAATACATCTTACTTTTAATAATCAATTACCTATATACTATCACAGAAAGCTACgacctaaaataattaaactggcatgcatgcattccaagcgactcctacaagtatttcttcctaaaatcctatgtggtgacttacctggatTATGCGTGCCCTTACGCAGCGTTTCCACACAATTGGCGTATCGAAAGGTAGTGATTTTTCCTCAATTAAGTCCTACTTCATATAAAAATGGAGTTAGGATTGGTATCGGGAGGAAAATAGGGAAAACAGAAGTCGAACGGGTCGAAAACGGGCTTACACGCGCCAGCTACGCATCGGGGTGCAATCACTCGCAAGTTCCACACGCGAGTGTCACGCACCCACGATTTTCTACAGTCGCGGGTCGTCAGTTTGGTTCGGAAACAGTGGTTCGGGTGGACCGCAGGTCGTCGGTTCGGTTCATTTCGCCGCGCGGGTACCAGGTCAGCCGAGGGACGCGGGTCGGGTTGCATTGCcgggtgtcacaatcgcactgttaatggcagcggacttgcgattgtgcggcactcactttccaacgacaagtgagctaagccaattcgttcttgcgtcgcctacggccaagcgacatatgctcgagcctctagcctcggttttaagagaaggttttagaaaacgagggcaaagagagattttcgaaagagagatttttgaaagagtcgttatataagcaagcaagagagaaataacaacggcttatagtatataaccttgggtagggagaagttgacaactagtcgtatccccctatagtacattctgaggcatttcatgtctgataggcctagacatgatatttctgaaacgtcatacttcctagaaatataaaagtaaaacactagaatatgaaaagacataaagggttgggcttgtcatgggcatgcggccatgggcaacacgccttggacgagcatgaccgtgacaccctcccccacctaattggttgacgtccctgtCAACCGACTACTTTCGAACCTGGCGAtgtgggtggcggcggagtCCAAATCTTCGGCGCGTTCCCAGCCGGTTTCCTCcgtagggagattcttccatttgacaaggaattcacgAATCGTCCGTACgggtcttcctatcttcctaaccctgtcggctaggatctcctctatttctttgttgtctctttgtttcagATCGATGCTCGGTCTTGTGATTACATTTCGCTGGTCGTCGTCCGGGTCAGGGTGATAaggcttcaagttgctcacatgaattactGGGTGGATTTTAATCCATGTGGGTAGCGCAACTCTGTAGGAGGTAGCCCCGATCGTTTTAAGAACTTCAACCAGGCCTTCATATTTTCGAACTAGTCGCTGGTCCTTTTGGCTGCGAAATCTGATCTGTTTTGGTCTCAACTTGATGAGGACTTGATCTCCTGCTCGGAATTGGAGGGGGCGGCGCTTCTTGTCCGCCCacttcttcatatgcttggaagcTTTCTCTAAATATGGCCGGGCTATATCTGTATTCTACTTCCATTCTCTTGTGAAGTTTTGAGCTTGAAGGTCTTTCCCTGCATAAGGATGATTAATAATATGTGGTAAGGCCGGTtgtcgtccacttacaatttcgaagGGACTCTTCCCCGTAGACGAACTCGTTTGACAATTGAAACAGAATTGGGCAACATCTAGCAGTTGTATCCAGTTCTTCTAGCGAGCGTCGAcgaagtgacgtaagtattcttTGAGCAAGCAGTTGAACCGTTCCGTCTGTCCATCAGTTTGAGGATGGTAGCTCGAAGAGATGTTTAAAGTCGTTCCCAAGAAGGCGAATAATTCGGTCAAGAATGTGCCAATGAATCTACCATCCCTATCACTGATGATGCTCGATAGAATCCCCCATAACTTGacaacgtgtttgaaaaatagttgggTTGTTAGTTCGGCCGAGTATAATTTGGGAGTGGGGACAAACGTTGCATATTTTGAGAACCGATATACGATAACCAAGATGACGTCATATTCTccgacttttgggaggtgtgttatgaagtccagAGACACACTTTCCCAAGGTCTTGTTGGCACAAgtagaggttccaagagtctcgagactttggctttctcgacTTTTTCCTGTTGGTAGATGAGGCACGTCTTGGTGTACTGCATGATATCGTCCCGCATATTCGGCCAGAAgtaccccttttttatttggGCATACGTTCTTTGCCACCCAGGGTGTCCTGCCCATAAAGTATCATGACATTCCtgaatgagcttcttcctcagttcTCCCGTTCTTGGGACGTATAATCTGTTTCCTTTAGTCATTAGAAGGTCTCCCTCGACC is part of the Cucurbita pepo subsp. pepo cultivar mu-cu-16 chromosome LG03, ASM280686v2, whole genome shotgun sequence genome and encodes:
- the LOC111790323 gene encoding zinc finger CCCH domain-containing protein 48-like; this translates as MDVDGGGKRVFQRLGAPSGDGRNQKVCYHWRAGKCNRYPCPFLHRELNAPPHATSNGATNAAPKRGNGFSSDDSSVSVPRRSPNFSGGSTWGRVHGGGNRVVKKTEKLCNFWVQGKCGYGDKCRFLHTWSLGESFSHLTQLDGHQKVVTGIAFPSGSDKLYTGSKDETVRVWDCQSGQCLAVINLCGEVGSMITEGPWVFVGIPNCVKAWNIQTSADLSLSGPVGLVYALVVGNDLLFAGTQDGSILAWKFNVATNCFEPAASLNGHTLPVVSLVVGANRLYSGSMDHSIKVWSLESLQCLQTLTDHTSVVMSVLCWEQFLLSCSLDKTIKVWAATESGNLEVTYTHTEDHGLLTLCGMHDLDGKPILLCSCNDNSVRLYDLPSFSERGKIHSKGEIRSIQAGPGGVFFTGDGTGQVKVWKWSAEHAASGM